One region of Glycine max cultivar Williams 82 chromosome 9, Glycine_max_v4.0, whole genome shotgun sequence genomic DNA includes:
- the LOC112997797 gene encoding auxin-induced protein 15A yields MGFRLPGLQRRSDVPKGYLAVYVGENEKKRFVISISYLNQPSIQDLLSQAEQEFGFAHPMGGLTIPCGEDVFLDITSRLQRS; encoded by the coding sequence ATGGGTTTCCGTTTGCCTGGTCTTCAAAGGCGCAGTGATGTCCCAAAGGGCTATCTTGCAGTCTATGTGGGAGAAAACGAAAAGAAGCGGTTTGTGATTTCTATATCATATTTGAACCAACCTTCAATCCAAGACCTGCTTAGTCAAGCTGAACAAGAATTTGGATTTGCTCATCCAATGGGTGGCCTCACAATCCCATGTGGAGAAGATGTCTTCCTAGATATCACTTCTCGCTTGCAAAGGTCGTAG
- the LOC112997795 gene encoding auxin-induced protein 6B-like, which yields MGFRLLGTRRASFAANQASSKALEVPKGYLAVYVGERMKRFVIPISYLTQFSFQDLLSQAEEEFGYDHPMGGLTIPCSEDVFQNITSRLNGL from the coding sequence ATGGGTTTTCGTCTACTCGGTACCAGAAGGGCATCATTTGCTGCAAACCAAGCATCTTCAAAAGCTTTGGAGGTGCCAAAGGGCTATCTTGCAGTCTACGTTGGAGAGAGAATGAAGCGGTTTGTGATCCCCATATCATACTTGACCCAATTTTCATTCCAAGACTTGTTGAGTCAAGCTGAGGAAGAGTTTGGATATGATCACCCCATGGGTGGTCTTACAATTCCTTGCAGTGAAGATGTCTTCCAAAACATAACTTCACGTTTGAATGGACTATAA
- the LOC100789280 gene encoding auxin-induced protein 10A5-like codes for MGFRIAGIVRRASFSTTQAATKGVEVPKGYLAVYVGDKMKRFVIPVPYLNQPSFQELLSQAEEEFGYDHPTGGLTIPCQEDEFLNVTSCLNEL; via the coding sequence ATGGGTTTCCGCATAGCAGGTATTGTTAGACGGGCTTCATTTTCTACAACCCAAGCAGCCACCAAGGGAGTTGAAGTACCAAAAGGCTATCTTGCAGTCTATGTTGGAGATAAGATGAAGCGATTTGTGATTCCAGTACCATACTTGAACCAACCTTCATTTCAAGAATTATTAAGTCAAGCAGAAGAAGAATTTGGATATGATCATCCAACTGGTGGTCTCACAATTCCATGTCAGGAGGATGAGTTCCTAAACGTCACCTCTTGCTTGAATGAGTTGTAA
- the LOC112997796 gene encoding auxin-induced protein 15A: protein MGFRLPSLIKRRSDVPKGYLVVYVGENEKNRFVIPISYLNQPSIQDLLSQAEQEFGFDHPILGGLTIRCREDVFLYITSRFHRS, encoded by the coding sequence ATGGGTTTCCGTTTGCCTAGTCTAATTAAAAGGCGCAGTGATGTTCCAAAAGGCTATCTTGTAGTATATGTGGGAGAAAACGAAAAGAATCGGTTTGTGATTCCTATATCATATTTGAACCAACCTTCAATCCAAGACCTGCTTAGTCAAGCTGAACAAGAATTTGGATTTGATCATCCAATATTGGGCGGCCTTACAATCCGTTGTAGAGAAGATGTCTTCCTATATATCACTTCTCGCTTTCATAGGTCATAG
- the LOC100790342 gene encoding auxin-responsive protein SAUR50, producing MAIRKSNKLPQHAVLKQILKRCSSLGKKNGYDDDGHPVDVPKGHFAVYVGENRTRYIVPISFLAHPQFQSLLRQAEEEFGYDHEMGLTIPCDEDVFRSLTSSLR from the coding sequence ATGGCCATTAGAAAATCAAACAAGCTTCCCCAACACGCAGTTTTGAAGCAAATCTTAAAGAGGTGTTCAAGCCTAGGAAAGAAAAACGGGTACGATGATGATGGGCACCCAGTTGATGTCCCAAAAGGGCACTTTGCTGTTTATGTTGGCGAAAACCGAACTAGGTATATTGTGCCAATCTCCTTCTTGGCTCACCCTCAGTTCCAATCACTCCTTCGACAAGCCGAAGAAGAATTTGGATACGATCACGAAATGGGCCTCACAATTCCTTGTGATGAAGATGTCTTCAGGTCTCTAACATCCTCGTTAAGATGA
- the LOC100790866 gene encoding auxin-induced protein 10A5-like — MSSASTGSSSSSKIRRIVRVRQMLLRWRRKVAVDVPAGHVAVCVGPSRRRFIVRATHLNHPIFKMLLVKAEEEYGFCNHGPLAIPCDESLFEHLLRVVARPVPLPGFSSLEDFQTRCHVDFVGGESWPLLRDEPIC; from the coding sequence ATGTCGTCGGCGTCGACGggaagcagcagcagcagcaaaaTCCGGCGCATTGTGCGCGTGCGGCAAATGCTTCTCCGGTGGCGGAGGAAGGTGGCGGTGGACGTTCCGGCGGGACACGTGGCAGTGTGCGTGGGGCCCAGCAGGAGGAGGTTCATCGTGCGCGCGACGCACCTGAACCACCCGATTTTCAAGATGCTTCTTGTGAAGGCCGAAGAGGAATACGGTTTCTGCAACCACGGTCCTCTCGCTATTCCCTGCGACGAGTCTCTCTTCGAACACCTTCTTCGGGTGGTGGCCCGACCCGTACCCCTACCCGGTTTCTCCTCGCTCGAGGATTTTCAGACACGCTGCCACGTGGACTTTGTAGGAGGAGAATCGTGGCCGTTGCTTCGTGACGAGCCAATTTGCTGA
- the LOC100797181 gene encoding 2-(3-amino-3-carboxypropyl)histidine synthase subunit 1 translates to MEKPAEAENVLVLPPHKQPDNDDNNNNNRPKPKPKRFVKNQIPESILNDPVLNAAISVLPSNYNFEVHKCVWRVLSSGAKRVALQFPEGLLMYSLPLSDILTSFAAVTHCYVLGDVTYGACCVDDLAASALGADLLIHYGHSCLVPIDSTTIPCLYIFVDIKIDVPHFVDTLILNLHKAKTLVIAGTIQFASAIRTAKPQLEELGFRVLIPQSKPLSAGEVLGCTAPKVSSKLLGDDGESSVLVFVADGRFHLEAFMIANPGIRAFRYDPYMGKLFLEEYDHLGMKRSRKNAIFKAREEARSWGLVLGTLGRQGNPRILERLEKMMRDRGFDYTVVLMSEMSPARIALFEDSIDAWIQIACPRLSIDWGEAFVKPVLTPFEADIALGVIPGWWEKNNEVVCCNKSGSCCGDAKGGGEDFGGDYPMDYYAQDGGEWNSSYVIKSTRPPARRVFVVSSVADTTAISQQP, encoded by the coding sequence ATGGAGAAGCCAGCTGAAGCAGAGAACGTTCTGGTCCTTCCCCCTCATAAACAACCCGACAAcgacgacaacaacaacaacaataggcCAAAGCCAAAGCCAAAGCGTTTCGTGAAAAACCAAATCCCGGAGTCAATCCTTAACGATCCTGTTCTGAACGCCGCAATCTCCGTGCTCCCTTCGAACTACAACTTCGAGGTCCACAAGTGCGTTTGGCGTGTACTCTCCAGCGGAGCAAAGCGCGTGGCACTCCAGTTCCCTGAGGGCCTCCTCATGTACTCGCTCCCCCTCTCCGACATCCTCACCTCCTTCGCCGCCGTCACCCACTGCTACGTCCTCGGCGACGTTACCTACGGCGCTTGCTGCGTCGACGACCTCGCTGCCTCCGCCCTCGGCGCCGACCTTCTCATCCACTACGGCCACAGCTGCCTCGTCCCCATCGACTCCACCACAATCCCCTGCCTCTACATCTTCGTCGACATCAAAATCGACGTCCCCCACTTCGTCGATACCCTCATCTTAAACCTCCACAAAGCCAAAACGCTCGTCATCGCCGGAACCATTCAATTCGCCTCCGCAATTCGCACCGCCAAGCCCCAATTGGAGGAactagggtttagggttttgaTTCCTCAGTCCAAGCCGCTCTCCGCAGGCGAGGTTCTGGGTTGCACTGCGCCCAAGGTATCGTCGAAATTGCTCGGTGATGATGGTGAGAGTAGTGTTTTGGTTTTTGTGGCGGATGGAAGGTTTCACTTGGAGGCGTTCATGATTGCGAATCCGGGGATTAGGGCATTCAGGTATGACCCTTACATGGGGAAGTTGTTTCTGGAGGAATATGATCATTTGGGTATGAAGAGGTCCAGGAAAAATGCGATTTTTAAAGCCAGGGAGGAGGCTCGGAGTTGGGGTCTGGTTTTGGGGACGCTGGGGAGGCAAGGGAATCCAAGGATTTTGGAGAGGTTGGAGAAGATGATGAGGGATAGAGGCTTTGATTATACTGTGGTTTTGATGTCGGAGATGAGTCCTGCCAGGATTGCTCTCTTTGAGGATTCTATCGATGCTTGGATTCAGATTGCGTGTCCTAGGTTGTCCATCGACTGGGGGGAGGCTTTTGTGAAACCGGTGCTTACTCCTTTTGAGGCCGATATTGCGCTGGGAGTGATACCTGGGTGGTGGGAGAAGAATAATGAGGTGGTTTGTTGCAATAAGAGTGGCTCTTGTTGTGGGGATGCAAAGGGAGGAGGAGAAGATTTTGGTGGAGATTATCCCATGGATTACTATGCTCAAGATGGTGGGGAGTGGAATTCATCTTATGTGATAAAGTCTACTCGTCCTCCTGCCAGGAGAGTTTTCGTTGTGTCGTCTGTTGCTGATACTACTGCCATTTCCCAACAGCCTTAG
- the LOC100500400 gene encoding uncharacterized protein LOC100500400, which yields MAPPPGPYSGTSTLALVARASAFSFGLVYGTIKLKYLKAKAKSHQKAQEKAHH from the exons ATGGCACCACCACCGGGACCTTATTCTGGTACCAGCACCCTCGCTTTG GTCGCTCGAGCTTCCGCTTTCTCCTTTGGCCTTGTTTATGGAACCATTAAGCTCAAGTACCTCAAG GCAAAAGCCAAATCTCATCAAAAAGCTCAGGAGAAGGCTCATCATTGA